The genomic segment acttaatagagatcaaaaagtaataagcaaataacaaaaagtAAATCCTATGTGTTAAGGTCACAACAAAGTGGAGCTCTaacttttatgaaaatgaataTGGACATATTTGCCATTATTTTTTGGCAAAGAACTTTaacttttatgaaaataaatatggaGATTTGCCATTTTTAATTGGAGGATAAACATATTTTGGGCTGTTACCTAGCTAATTATTTAAACCTTTTGGTTAAGTGATTTTTGAAATGGTATTAAGTAGTCCACAGTTTGAATACTTTTCATATTTGCATAATCTGATATATCAGTTTGCTTAAAAGAGTTCTCATAGTATGATTAAAAGTCATCCAACAATTTCAACTTTTAAGTTGAGTAATTTTTCACGATAATTATCTTggatatttcattttctaaagtatataaaaaaaaaaactttgttttcttcaatttagtGGGGGAAAAATATagatttttacaaaaattttaaaatttttttatcatatattaAAGGCATTTTAGGATTTGAGTGGGGGCAGCTTCCCCCACCCTAAATCCATCCCTGCTTGTGGATGATCAACATCATTGTGAGACATATCCGCAAATAGTCATGCATCTTGATCATTAACACCTATGGTATAACGTTTATACACCATTGCTAATCccgaaaagaaaaaaaaatagtagaTTATGACCCTTGTTGATACAGAAAAACCACCATATCCTCATTCTAGGAAACTCAGAACTTCTAAGAAGAACTCTATATAACCATCTCTGAGCTCTCCAACAGATAGGGTATAGTGCTTCCTTTTCTCCAACCGAATTATTTTCATGTGCATTTGCTACTTACAGGTTTGATTTAAGTTTGACTATTTTTAGTTCATTCCAAGTGTTTGTAGGTACTTTGCCATCCAATCTTTCCATGTCTGCTTTACCCATTAATTTAAGCAATATAATCTAAGAAACTCTGCAATTCTATGCATCTAATTTCaattaacaaaaacaaaaaaaaaaagaaaaagaatactAAATGGGCAATCATTATTTCAATCTAATAAAACTTGTATGgatcaaataaatttcaattaaaacatataaaaaaaattaatcatggaaaagaaaagagaaaagggaaaagaaaggcACCGCAGAACCAATGAGAGCAGTTGGCCTGGCAAGGAACGTTGAAGCTTCCATGGCAAATAGAGCAGCAGTCGTTCACCGGAGGTCCCTCCATCTTCTCGCTCAAATTCTTAATCTCATCAAACACTCAAAGCATCGGTTTGATTATAATCTGCTCCAAGTCTGGGCCCCAAGCCCACTCAACGTCTTAACCTGTTTTCCTCCTATTCTACTACTATTCAAATAGTCGagaaaatttacaattaaacAAGTCATACGTCCAAAACCAACCATGAATGGCATCATCTGTCTAAAAcaatcatttaatttaaaaactttttaattaaaataaaaaagttaaaaaaattagaaaagaatttaaaaattatgaaaaaagagaaaaaaaagaaagagaaaagaaaaacagggAAAACAGAGATCAAACATTTCTCTGCTGCCTTCATTCGTATTCTATGGTAAATATCTTTGATATTGTCTTGTACTCATTATACTTAGTTCATCAAACATTCAAATTCTTGAGAACTAAAGAAGAAAGTTATAGTTATAGCTTAATTTGTTAGagtaactatttttttttttgagtgcAGTTAGACTAACTATTTAAATCTTAGAagataaatcattcaaaaaaaaaacaattgtaTTAGTTGGATTCAATAGGACATAGATACTCAGAAAAAgctgaaattttttgaaaaagatttttaaaaatctaattatcccatttttaaattattcactcTAATTGAGTTAATAGAATAAAGctaaagttttattttattaaaaatcaaattgttTAATAGCTAAAATAAGTGTAAAATAATGtaatacttatatatatatatttatattatatttttaaatattaaataaaaatacatcatttattaatataataatctaATCGGGTCAAATTTGACCAAAAATTTCATGCTCAAGCTCGGTCCGGTGATTGGGCTTACTGGCATCAATGAACACctctatttttaatttattaaaattttatccattttaattaattttttatcactattttgtttttcaagttaatgaaaattaatttattttaactaaaGATAATTTAATGCATTGATCTCAAAGTTAGAATacaattgaattaaaaataggttttaaaatatttaatatgtaATTGAATTAGAATATACactaattcaaatttaattttattggcaaaccaaaaaaaaaaaaacagttgaGGTGGGGAAGACggtttctataaaaaaaaaaaaaaaagaaaacatggctAATTAGATAAGACAGTGGCTTTGCAATTGGAAGGGTAGAAACGAATTTCTTCAGccgaaaataagaaagaaaagagaaaaagtgatGAGTTGCCATGTCTTGTATGCTACCAGTATGAGTATGAAGCCCCGATTTGGAAATGGGGAATCGCAAACCCGAAGGCCCCGCCCTTTTTCCCACACGTTTCCTTACTACTACGGGGTTAAACATTTTCCCGGAGATGGAGATCGTAGCATTTCAAAACGGCGCCGTATATGCCCATCTGCGGTGTCCCTGGAGCTCCCGCTTCTTCCCTTCAACATGAACGAGGCaagttttctttcaaaattgttttcgGTGTAATGTGAAAGGAAGCGTTGAACTGAAAGAATGTTTAATGGGAAGGCAGGTGCTTGTTCCCTCGGAAAGCAAAACACTGCATCTGTATGAAGCCAGATATCTAGCTCTATTGGAGGAGGtacatttttcaatattttttccccttttcttaATTGGGGTATGCTACTTGtttactttttttgtttttcgtTTGTGAGATTCCCGTTGAATTCTTTGACATTGTAACAAATCATATCATTGGCGGATAGATAGggctttaaatttttttacttcttaattttattaattcatggTCTCTAGCCTTTGCAAACTTGAAGGATTTATGCAAGTTTCGTTTGTTTGGTGACTTTGCTAATTGTTTTTATACTCTTTATTAGTACATACTATTGTTTATTAGTTTTGATGAAGTGGCAAGTTATGGTTCACTAATTATGTTTGTAAATTATATACAAACATTGCATCAGATATAAAAACTCTTGCTTTTTCTTATCCGCAAGACATTAAGGCTTCGTTTAGTTCATGCTTTTGGTATTTACAGTTTGCTAGTTCATGCTTTTGGTATTTACAGTTTGCTATTTATCttgcaaaaaattgaaaaacaaaaggtaAAAGTATCAATAAGATGCAGTCTAAGTTTCTATAAATAGgcttaaataacaaaaaagcCCTAGGATTATGTCAATTTATGCAATTGAGTCCCTATATCCATTTTTTTGTACCCAAAAAGGTTCCGTtcatttgtaaaaaaaaaaacttatttttttattgtaccCACATATGCCCTTAATCCTGAACGAAAAATTAATGACCATCAAACCTAATGTTAGTTGTCATTTTCTATCCACGTGACATATGCCATGAATTGATGATGTGGTCATGTAGCGGTTGAGGTGGCCACGTCATCAAACTACATCATATGCCACATGGTGGGTGTgaaagggtaaaatggaaaaaatccACTTCAATTGTCATGTGGCCACGTCTCATGCCATATGAATAGAAAATGTCAATTGGTATTAGGTTTGACGACCgttaatttttcattatggagatacaataaaaaaataggagTTTCTTTGGGTATAATCAAAGGATAAGGATTTTTTTGGATTCAATAAAAGTATGGGGGTTCAGTTGCATAAAATGATTTAGTTTAGGGGTATTGTTGTTGTTTAAGCATAGCTATTTGTGAACTGATGTGTATGTCACTtctattaaaaaattgatGTGTCGTTTTTTTACCCTTGCCACTTTCCTACATTCGATAGACCAAGAAACCCTAATCACATACAAAAAAAAcctttattgttttattatagCCACACATGCctttactttttattaaaaaattaacgaTGGTCAGGTCTAATACCAGTTGGCGTTTTCTATCCACATGGCATATGACGTGATTCCGTGGTAGTTGAGGTGGCCACATCATATGCCATGTGACGGGTGTGAAAGgggaaaagtgaaaaaatctACCTCAACTGTCACATGGTCACATCATATGTCACGTGGACAGAAAATGCTAGCTAGCATTGGGTCTGCTAGGtgttaatttttcattacGGATTAAGGGCCTATGTGGATACAATGGAAGAATAGGGGGTTCTTTGGGTATAAATTAAAGGATAAGGGCTTTTTTTGGATGCAATAATAGTAAAGGGGCTTAGTTGCACAAACTAATATAGTTTGGGGCTTTGTTGTTATGTAAGCCTATATAGTATAAATATATGAGAATCTATATcacttttataaaaaattgacaTGTAATGTTTTTTGTGCCACTCTCCTACCTaatcacataaaaaaaaacctctatTGTTTTATTGTAACCACAAATGCCCTTAATTTTTAACGAAAAATTAATGATGGTCAAACCTAATGCCAATTGGCATTTTCTATCTACATGGCATTTGATGTCATCACATGGCAGCTGAGGTGGCCGCATCATCAAGTCACATCCTTTGCCACATGGCGGGTGTGAAAggggaaaatggaaaaaattcaCCTCAACTATCACATGGCTACATCACATGTCACGTGGATAGAAAATGCCAACTAGCTTTAGGTCTattacaataaaagaatatggGTTTCTTTGGGtataaatcaaaagataagGGCTTTCTTCGGATACAATAATAGCAAGGGGCTTAGTTGCATAAACTGATATAGTTCGGGGCTTTGTTGTTATGTAATCTTTATAACTATATGAGAACTGATATCTATATCacctttattaaaaattgaCATGTCATGTTTTTTACCCCTGCTACTCTCCTACATTCCATATACCAAGAAACCTTAATCATGTACAATGGTTCATTTGTCAATTTGAATTGATGATTTGTCTAATTTTAAGTGGTATATGGGATACATTGTTTGATGGTGTCACCACTTCATAattacttctttttcttctactTGCATTTTGGTTCTTGTGTAAGTTTTAATAGAGCCTTCTAATTGCTACAACAAGACTATAAGCTACACCTAAATGGTGCTTGTAGTTTTGCTCCTAATACTATTCTTGCAGTCTTTATTAAGAAAGAAACTCTTCGTGCATTTTGTGTTGGATCCAATCGCCATTAGCAATTCACGTGGTGAAGCATCATTTGCTGCTAGATATGGTTGTCTAGTTCTCATagaaaatgtaagaaaaattgaatttttttttttttgtcattgtTAGGGATCACAACACAAGAACGCTGAAAGTACTTAATGAACCAATTTCTGTTATGTTACCCTGCAGATTGAACAATTAGATGTTGGAGCATTGGTCTCTATAAGAGGAATTGGTCGTGTGaagattataaaattcttacaagtgagtaaacaaacaaacaGGTTTACAGTTACTTCTGGTCAAAATATTGCTGCTCATTGTCTGCAGCACCTGTATTTCTTGTTGGTTATGTTATTTTACCGTAAAACTTTTCTCTTATTAAgtctttatttaatttctggttcttcctttattttcaGTATTATGTGAGATGGCTATAACTTGAAATCTTTCTCATTTTAAATGAGAAAACTAAGAAGCATTagtttacttttcatttttttgacCTTGTGGTGGTGTCTTTTTTTTACAACTTGATTCCACCTTAAAGGAACAGTTTCAATTGAAAGCATTTTTCTGCCATATGAGTCATTGATGTTTCAAGTTCAGACTTGCATAGAACTTCCACATGTTAACTTCCTTACAAGTTGCCATTCAGTCccatttgtattttttttttcaatcttaTGAAGACCTGCATGATTAAATTTTAGCATATCAAAGGAGTTGTTCATGAATGCTTCTGCATCTGCTCTTGCTCCTGTGTTTGTCTGTATTTTGTTCTTTGTGATTGCAACCAACACAAACTTGATTGAATGAAGCAGCAACACATATAAAGTACTCAATAAAAGCAGTTGTCAGAAATGATCACAAGTTAGAGATATTCTTgctcttcaaaaaaaaaaaaaagttagagaTATTCTTGATAAATTAGTTTTTGTAAGACTggttctatttttttttgtccatagttgttttatttttctttaataatagCACCATCATCTTTCTTgtcccttttttgttttctctaatattttcatataattgCTTTTGTTGTTCTGTTTATGTGTGTGTGTTCTTGCAGCGTAATTTTAAtccatttgttttgttttggtttctttcttttttggtttacAAATGCAACTAAAGGCAGATCCTTACTTGAAAGGTGAGGTCAGACCACAGCAGGACATGGTTCTGGACAGCACAACTAATATAACCTCAAAAGTTTTGCAAGTAAAGGAGGCACTTCACAGTTTGAATAAATTGGAAATTAAGCTGAAGGTCTCTCTCTCTTCGTATGTGTGCACATCTATTTCCTTGTGTGCATAGACCCATATATGCTTGCGCTCATGATAGATTTAGTTTCTTGCTCCAGCTCTGTGATGCatttttttaagagaaatgAGTATCTGGTGTATATTCTGACATCCTTATCTTAAAATGTGGTAAACCATAAAGTTTTCATCAACATGCTGAGCCTGAGTGAATTCTCTAGGGTATCATGAGAGTTTAGTTTTGGATCAATGTTCTAGGCCCTTTAAGGGATTTCATTAAAATGCCCTTTAATTCACTTGCATATTCATCACAGCAAACAACAAACCCCAATCAGGATATGTCCCAAACAGTTTAAAGAGATATAAAGGTAGAAAGAAGCATATTACTAGCTTATTTGGTTGAGAACGTGAGATATTGTAACGTTATATTTACTGAGAAGTAAGGCATGTGGCCTTGATTGTTCCTTCCAAGGACATCAAATATTCTGATAGAAGAGCAATAAGTTGCATTACATTAAATTCTTGTTTTAATCAAGAATGagagttttgtttttagaaACTGGGGTTGCCTAGAGATCTTGCACGCATATCCAAGTCAAAAAAGTACTTTGTTTCCTCAGCATCTAGATTATCACTGTTCCTAAAAGTTTGTATAGTGCAATTTTGTACGTAAGCACTGCTTAGAGGAAGGTACTTTGTAATGTTATGGTATCAAATTAATGCTTTAAAATGAACATTGTTACTTAGAGCTATAGTCGCACCAGAAAGTATAAATTTGCCTCTTACTGAAGTTTGCATACCCTTTACctatttttcttggaaaacATGTGCTTGGTAGGCGATTACTGTTACAGGTTATTTTCCACAACATGGAAGTGCTTGTGAATGTTGCTTGCGCATCATGCCATAAGATATATAATAGGTTACGAGTTACAGTAGGAAGACAGCCTACTTAGTCCCAAAGAAGTGGTAAGTAGGCCTTGCGTAAGCATTATTAGAAAGTGTGGTCTTACAAAAATGATTGACAATCTCTTTCAATGTATTTGGACATGACCTCAAATGCTTGGTGGCCAGGGCCCGACTTGGTCTACCattttttgacaaatttaTAGGCTAACCTCATCTACATAACTTTAAAATAAGCCTGATAATGTCTCAGAGAAACTGGATCCATGAATGACCTTAACTATCTTCTGTTGAGTTTGCCAAATACTTGTTTGGAGTCCTGAGAACCAAGAGTCAAGACAGTGTTCATGGAAGCAAATGAGACGTAGAAGCATTATTCTTGTGAAGTGATGCTGAAGACAGCAATTCTAGGTTTGATGGTCAAGTTTCTGGCAGTAGTCAGAAGCGGTTATCCCTGTTTATTTCTGTTGGATTCTTATTTTCAAATACTGTCGTTCAAAATTCTTGACCTAGACATGGTTCTAACACGCTTCTTCATCTAGAATTATAGAATTAGGAGATTATCTTACAAAACAAATGTATGAAATGTTTGAAGAATGATCTATTCTGACTTTGATAGATTTGAGGTGTGAGCAAACTCAATGAGTTTTTCAGGTATGTTTCTTTGCCAGAGTTTCGAAGTGAAGGACTGAAGGAATGATTAGTTAGCAGTCGAATATATAATGGGAGAGGCAGACTAAAAACCTGAGTTAGCACTCTGATGATATGGGGGGAAAATCAACCCTTGCTAGAGCTCTCTCTGTTTGAACAAAATCTCATGTCCTCTATACTATGTGGCAGCCCCCTCTTAATTGTGCGTTTGTATCCCCTATAAACACGAAAGATTTGTATTAAATTTTCCCAAGTTTACTTGTCTAAAAATCTTATCTTGAAGCATATCCCCAATAACTCCTTAAAGCTTTAGTATTTATGAAGGTTGTGAGCACTGACATTTTCAAGGAAGAAAAGATGGCAGTTTCAACTTTTGAGTGACAAATCAGTATAAATTGTGGGTTCTTGATGTCATCAACGCTGCTGAGTACCAGTGATGATGGGCTGCCTTTGGAAGTGTGAATATCTAATGGTAAGCGCTGTGGTGATGTTGTAGGTGGTGGTAGtcaaattttgttaaatacaTCCTTGAGAAGTTTCATATAAGAAGGCAGAAATGAAGTCCTAATTCACCTAGATTGTTcataatcttaatttttttcagaGGTGTGTGGACTGCAGTCAAGTGGCTGGTGGATTGAGCAAGTTTACTGTAGATATTATTTTAAGGTTtagaataatgaaaatatttttgtctaaaATCAAGCTTTCTTAGTTTTTATTGTGTTTATCCTTTAGCTCTATTTAAAGAAATTACTAGTACTAGTTGTCACGGGGAAACTTATGTGGTTGTCTTCAAAGGCTTCTTTTAAGAATGATATCAGTCAGGATAGTTTGCACAGCTACCcgatattctttttcttgtctaTGTGGTATCGTCATATTGCTTTCATCACCTTGTTCAATTTATAAACACCACTTATGCCAGAAGTGATTGTCGACAGGCACTATTTTGTTGCATGTTAAACGGTCTCAGTTATGATTTCTATAATCGTTTATATTTCTAACCTatcatattattttgattaatatgACGTATGATTAGCACTAATCTTTAACTCTTACATCATTAATATTAGGGAAATATACACTTCTAACACTTTGGTTCCAAGTGTTTCATTTGACATTTTGTGGTTTGCACTTTTCTTTAGATGATGTTGCATCAGTAGATTATTTTAACCGCATAACCAAATTGCTGCTAGatgtatatttatttgtttatttatttatgtcttATTAAAGTAGCAGAGCATACAaaattgaatgaaaattttaatatcaagatgatgtttatttgaagGTGGTAACAAGCTTAGCTGGTAAAGGTTTTTGGTGCTTTTACCCTGCACTAGGTAAGGGGGCTTTATGAGGAGGAAGTAGACCACCTTTATTGTGTAGCCCAACCATTAGGCCAAAGAGAACAAAAACATTATGGCTATATGGTTTTAATAGCTCTTGAAAGTCAATATACAgataattttgttgttttcataaaaaaaataatttgtaatCCCTGCTGAGTCATAAAGCATTTATTAAAGCTTTTGAAACCAAATAGGTTATATGTGACTTCTGTCTAAACCGCAAGGGAGTAAAGTGTAATTTGTGCTTAACTATATAGCATTGCCATCATTTCTGGTACATATTTGCTGCTTACACACTTATCACATATCTGCAGGCTCCAAAAGGGGCACCATTGCAGACTTCTTGTTTGAACTCTCTAACGTGGGCTGAAAATGAACTATCCCTAGAATGTGACAAAGATTTTGTCCCATCTTCTGCCGAGCGTGTATCCTTTGCAGCATTTCAGCCTGTCTCTGGTATGTGATTCTTGCCATTGTTAAGTTCTTTGACTTAATCTTGCCTTTTGTTGTGTCTGGACCTATTTTATGTCAAATGTCTCCTATCCTATTTATCTTGCCTGAAGCTGTAGCAAATGGAAGTGTATTTTTCATGGAAATGATGCCTTGAACTAAAATGTGGAATAtcctttatttaattaaattatgcaaTACTTTTCTCTTTGTCATCCTATCAAACTAAAAAGTACAGTGTTTATAGATTACGCATACATGACTATTCTGCATTAAATCTATCCTGGTTTTGACGTTTAGGTTTAGGTAGTAAAGTCGAGGTATGCTCTAAGGCCTAAGGTTCAGAGGAATCCCATAAAAGTGCCTTGGCCACTCTAGGCAAGGTACATTCACTAAGGATGTCCTTGAGGTTCACCTCACTTAAATGCCCAtttgttttcttcaaaattttgagcTGTATTTTCAATTGATAAAAATGGATAAATTAAGTGTCTCTTTTAGGAACAAATCTTGATAGGATCTTAGGCTActaatacaaaatatattcAGGCAAGCAGTGAAAACTAATAAAGGTCTATACACAAAGTAGCCTCAAAACAAGCAGAGGCAGAGCCAAGTAGAGGCTGGTAGGGGGCCTTCCCCAGCCACCAACCCACCCCACACTAATTGTAGTAATTA from the Theobroma cacao cultivar B97-61/B2 chromosome 8, Criollo_cocoa_genome_V2, whole genome shotgun sequence genome contains:
- the LOC18593049 gene encoding uncharacterized protein LOC18593049 isoform X1, with product MSCHVLYATSMSMKPRFGNGESQTRRPRPFSHTFPYYYGVKHFPGDGDRSISKRRRICPSAVSLELPLLPFNMNEVLVPSESKTLHLYEARYLALLEESLLRKKLFVHFVLDPIAISNSRGEASFAARYGCLVLIENIEQLDVGALVSIRGIGRVKIIKFLQADPYLKGEVRPQQDMVLDSTTNITSKVLQVKEALHSLNKLEIKLKAPKGAPLQTSCLNSLTWAENELSLECDKDFVPSSAERVSFAAFQPVSGSTQSELLKLQEEKLKAMKLKDTVQRLDISLELIKESTSTVAAKLAIQSLEMQ
- the LOC18593049 gene encoding uncharacterized protein LOC18593049 isoform X2, whose product is MVLVVLLLILFLQSLLRKKLFVHFVLDPIAISNSRGEASFAARYGCLVLIENIEQLDVGALVSIRGIGRVKIIKFLQADPYLKGEVRPQQDMVLDSTTNITSKVLQVKEALHSLNKLEIKLKAPKGAPLQTSCLNSLTWAENELSLECDKDFVPSSAERVSFAAFQPVSGSTQSELLKLQEEKLKAMKLKDTVQRLDISLELIKESTSTVAAKLAIQSLEMQ